One region of Streptomyces capillispiralis genomic DNA includes:
- a CDS encoding FAD-dependent monooxygenase — translation MPVGGARRVLIAGGGIGGLAAALALQRRGFDPVVYERAEELRDGGAGLHIWTNGVLALDHLGLADQVLAVAPAQQTARFTTWRGETLGAWPIGDFTARYGRPTIAVERSVLHGVLREALARRGAEPVHTGAHVVGFDQRPGGVVVRFADGTSASGDVLIGADGIHGAVRRVLLGDTPPRHTGYIAWRGRAPLDHPDIPPGTFNAVFGPGTRFTYYDVAPGLVHWMSVANGPAGGRDEPGVRDLLLRRHRDWAGPVADLLAGTPEEWIIRGDVQYRRPDRRWSEGLVTLLGDAAHPITFNIGQGACQALEDALVLAEHLERDRGDPASALLRYERERRARTAPMQRVAHWIGRMGAVEHPLAIRAREAFMRRNWDTRAFAAAEKEQVAYGTRWTRTALPA, via the coding sequence ATGCCCGTAGGAGGCGCCCGCCGCGTGCTGATCGCGGGTGGGGGCATCGGCGGCCTCGCCGCCGCACTCGCCCTCCAGCGCAGGGGCTTCGACCCCGTCGTCTACGAACGCGCCGAGGAACTGCGCGACGGCGGCGCCGGTCTGCACATCTGGACCAACGGCGTCCTCGCCCTCGACCACCTGGGCCTCGCCGACCAGGTCCTCGCCGTCGCCCCCGCCCAGCAGACCGCGCGCTTCACCACCTGGCGCGGCGAGACCCTGGGTGCCTGGCCGATCGGCGACTTCACCGCGCGCTACGGCCGGCCCACCATCGCCGTCGAACGGTCCGTGCTGCACGGCGTCCTGCGCGAGGCCCTGGCGCGGCGGGGCGCCGAGCCCGTGCACACCGGGGCGCACGTCGTCGGCTTCGACCAGCGTCCGGGCGGCGTCGTGGTCCGGTTCGCCGACGGCACCTCGGCCTCCGGGGACGTACTGATCGGCGCCGACGGCATCCACGGAGCCGTGCGCCGCGTCCTCCTCGGCGACACCCCGCCCCGCCACACCGGCTACATCGCGTGGCGCGGCCGGGCGCCCCTGGACCACCCCGACATCCCGCCGGGCACGTTCAACGCCGTGTTCGGACCCGGCACCCGCTTCACCTACTACGACGTCGCCCCGGGCCTCGTGCACTGGATGAGCGTCGCCAACGGCCCCGCCGGGGGGCGTGACGAGCCCGGCGTGCGCGACCTGCTGCTGCGGCGGCACCGCGACTGGGCGGGACCCGTCGCGGACCTCCTGGCCGGCACGCCGGAGGAGTGGATCATCCGCGGCGACGTGCAGTACCGCCGGCCGGACCGCCGCTGGAGCGAGGGCCTGGTCACGCTCCTCGGTGACGCCGCGCACCCGATCACCTTCAACATCGGCCAGGGGGCCTGCCAGGCCCTGGAGGACGCCCTGGTCCTCGCCGAACACCTGGAACGCGACCGCGGCGATCCGGCCTCCGCCCTGCTCAGGTACGAGCGGGAACGCCGGGCGCGCACGGCGCCCATGCAGCGCGTCGCCCACTGGATCGGCCGCATGGGCGCCGTGGAACACCCCCTGGCGATCCGGGCCCGCGAGGCCTTCATGCGCCGGAACTGGGACACCCGCGCCTTCGCCGCCGCCGAGAAGGAGCAGGTCGCCTACGGAACCAGGTGGACCCGCACCGCCCTGCCCGCCTGA
- a CDS encoding ADP-ribosylglycohydrolase family protein: MTADSSPAGRMDRALASLRGLSVGDALGSQFLVPVNYPLLKRRALPDGPWQWTDDTEMACSIVAVLAAHHRIDQDALARSFATHHDFDRGYGPAVNRLLRLVREGGDWRELAAALFDGQGSWGNGAAMRIAPLGAWYADDPEQATHQAEISAYPTHQHREAVVGAMAVAAAAALAADPGGPPGADALLGGVIALVPARSAVGAGLRRARDMLDYGDAATVAAVLGCGRRTTAHDTVPFALWSAARALGDYERAFWTTAQVGGDVDTTCAIVGGVIAAGKAGAPPAEWAGRVEPLPDWMPAST, from the coding sequence ATGACCGCTGATTCCTCTCCCGCCGGGCGCATGGACCGCGCCCTGGCGAGCCTGCGCGGACTGTCGGTGGGGGACGCCCTCGGCTCGCAGTTTCTCGTGCCGGTGAACTACCCGCTGCTCAAGCGCCGCGCCCTGCCCGACGGGCCCTGGCAGTGGACCGACGACACGGAGATGGCGTGCTCCATCGTCGCCGTCCTGGCCGCGCACCACCGGATCGACCAGGACGCCCTCGCCCGGTCCTTCGCCACGCACCACGACTTCGACCGGGGCTACGGGCCCGCGGTCAACCGGCTGCTGCGGCTGGTCCGCGAGGGCGGCGACTGGCGGGAGCTCGCCGCCGCGCTCTTCGACGGGCAGGGGTCGTGGGGCAACGGCGCCGCGATGCGGATCGCGCCGCTCGGCGCCTGGTACGCGGACGACCCCGAGCAGGCCACGCACCAGGCCGAGATCTCCGCCTATCCCACCCATCAGCATCGTGAGGCCGTGGTCGGGGCCATGGCGGTCGCCGCGGCCGCCGCCCTCGCCGCCGACCCCGGCGGGCCGCCCGGCGCGGACGCGCTCCTCGGGGGCGTCATCGCTCTGGTCCCGGCGAGGAGCGCGGTCGGTGCCGGACTGCGCCGGGCCCGGGACATGCTCGACTACGGCGACGCGGCCACCGTCGCGGCCGTGCTCGGCTGCGGCCGGCGCACCACGGCGCACGACACCGTGCCCTTCGCGCTCTGGTCGGCGGCCCGGGCCCTCGGTGACTACGAGCGGGCCTTCTGGACCACGGCGCAGGTGGGCGGGGACGTCGACACGACGTGCGCGATCGTGGGTGGGGTGATCGCCGCCGGGAAGGCGGGCGCGCCGCCGGCCGAGTGGGCCGGCCGGGTCGAGCCGCTGCCGGACTGGATGCCGGCCTCGACCTGA
- the ubiG gene encoding bifunctional 2-polyprenyl-6-hydroxyphenol methylase/3-demethylubiquinol 3-O-methyltransferase UbiG, producing the protein MTHQQLSPAQDTYFFADYADTWWTDDSKMNPLRSFNPYRFEYFDQFVEGSWADKKVLDVGCGGGYTCEFLHQRGARVSGLDPSPRLVEAAARHAKDTGKDIDYTVGKSESLPYPDASFDVVTCVDVLEHVESPGLAVSEIHRVLKPGGVFLYDTINRTVRSRVMMIWLPERILGIVPKGAHDWNDFITPTEMIAYLGAAGFTPLGRPAGLAIRGQNKNGSLKIHPTRDLSSLYLGAARA; encoded by the coding sequence ATGACGCACCAGCAGCTCTCCCCCGCCCAGGACACCTACTTCTTCGCGGACTACGCCGACACGTGGTGGACCGACGACTCCAAGATGAACCCGCTGCGGTCGTTCAACCCCTACCGCTTCGAGTACTTCGACCAGTTCGTCGAGGGCTCCTGGGCCGACAAGAAGGTCCTGGACGTCGGCTGCGGCGGCGGCTACACCTGCGAGTTCCTGCACCAGCGCGGCGCGCGGGTGTCGGGCCTCGACCCCTCCCCGCGACTGGTCGAGGCGGCCGCCCGGCACGCGAAGGACACCGGCAAGGACATCGACTACACGGTCGGCAAGTCCGAGTCCCTGCCCTACCCCGACGCCTCCTTCGACGTCGTGACCTGCGTGGACGTACTGGAGCACGTGGAGAGCCCCGGTCTCGCGGTCAGCGAGATACACCGGGTCCTCAAGCCCGGCGGGGTCTTCCTGTACGACACCATCAACCGCACCGTCCGGTCCCGCGTGATGATGATCTGGCTGCCCGAGCGGATCCTCGGCATCGTCCCCAAGGGCGCCCACGACTGGAACGACTTCATCACGCCGACCGAGATGATCGCCTACCTCGGGGCTGCGGGCTTCACCCCGCTGGGCCGCCCGGCGGGCCTGGCCATCCGGGGCCAGAACAAGAACGGCAGCCTCAAGATCCACCCCACCCGGGACCTGTCGTCCCTCTACCTGGGCGCGGCCCGCGCCTGA
- a CDS encoding RecQ family ATP-dependent DNA helicase, with translation MDDLELRTEADAILAELVGAPAGAARLREDQWQAVAALVRERRRALVVQRTGWGKSAVYFVATALLRRRGSGPTVIVSPLLALMRNQVESAARAGIRARTINSANPEEWDAIHAEVERGETDILLVSPERLNSVDFREQLLPELAATTGLLVVDEAHCISDWGHDFRPDYRRLRAMLADLAPGVPVLATTATANARVTADVAEQLGTGGSEALVLRGPLERESLRLGVVRLPDAAHRLAWLAEHLNELEGSGIIYTLTVAAAEEATAFLRQCGFRVASYTGRTENADRLQAETDLLQNRVKALVATSALGMGFDKPDLGFVVHLGSPSSPIAYYQQVGRAGRGVDHADVLLLPGKEDEAVWRYFADTAFPPEAQVRQTLSALADAGRPLSVPALEAVVDLRRTRLETMLKVLDVDGAVKRVKGGWISTGEPWSYDSERYAWVARQRAAEQHAMRDYVSTTGCRMEFLRRQLDDEGAAPCGRCDNCAGAWTDASVSAEALTGATKELDRPGVEVEPRRMWPTGMPALGIDLKGRIPADEQCSTGRALGRLSDIGWGNRLRPLLAENAPDGPVPDDVLQAAVAVLADWARSPGGWASNDAGAAARPVGVVAVPSLARPELVGSLAQGIAAVGRLPFLGTLTYTGPDGAHAARRSNSAQRLRALSGAFTVSEELAGALARSPGPVLLVDDFTDSGWTLAVAARMIRRAGGGAVLPLVLAAAG, from the coding sequence ATGGACGACCTGGAGCTCCGTACCGAAGCCGATGCCATCCTCGCCGAGCTCGTCGGCGCCCCGGCGGGCGCGGCGCGCCTGCGGGAGGACCAGTGGCAGGCGGTGGCGGCCCTGGTGCGGGAGCGTCGGCGCGCGCTGGTGGTGCAGCGCACCGGATGGGGCAAGTCGGCGGTGTACTTCGTCGCCACGGCTCTGCTGCGCCGGCGCGGTTCCGGCCCGACGGTGATCGTCTCGCCGCTGCTGGCGCTGATGCGCAACCAGGTCGAGTCGGCGGCCCGGGCCGGCATCCGGGCGCGCACGATCAACTCCGCCAATCCCGAGGAGTGGGACGCGATCCACGCGGAGGTCGAGCGGGGCGAGACGGACATCCTCCTCGTCAGCCCCGAGCGCCTCAATTCCGTGGACTTCCGCGAGCAGTTGCTGCCCGAGCTGGCGGCCACCACCGGTCTGCTGGTGGTCGACGAGGCGCACTGCATCTCCGACTGGGGCCATGACTTCCGCCCCGACTACCGGCGCTTGCGGGCGATGCTCGCCGACCTCGCCCCGGGCGTGCCGGTGCTGGCCACCACCGCCACGGCCAACGCCCGGGTCACCGCGGACGTGGCCGAGCAGCTGGGCACCGGCGGCAGCGAGGCCCTGGTGCTGCGCGGCCCGCTCGAGCGCGAGAGCCTGCGGCTGGGGGTGGTGCGGCTGCCGGACGCCGCACACCGCCTGGCCTGGCTCGCCGAGCACCTGAACGAGCTCGAGGGCTCGGGGATCATCTACACGCTCACGGTGGCCGCGGCCGAGGAAGCCACCGCCTTCCTGCGGCAGTGCGGCTTCCGGGTGGCCTCCTACACGGGGCGCACGGAGAACGCGGACCGGTTGCAGGCCGAGACCGACCTGCTGCAGAACCGGGTCAAGGCGCTGGTCGCGACCTCGGCGCTCGGCATGGGCTTCGACAAGCCGGACCTGGGCTTCGTGGTCCACCTCGGCTCGCCGTCCTCACCGATCGCCTACTACCAGCAGGTCGGCCGCGCGGGGCGCGGTGTGGACCACGCCGACGTGCTGCTGCTGCCCGGCAAGGAGGACGAGGCCGTCTGGCGCTACTTCGCCGACACCGCCTTCCCGCCCGAGGCACAGGTGCGCCAGACCCTCTCGGCCCTCGCCGACGCGGGCCGGCCGCTGTCCGTGCCGGCCCTGGAGGCGGTGGTGGACCTGCGGCGCACCCGTCTGGAGACCATGCTGAAGGTGCTCGACGTGGACGGGGCGGTCAAGCGGGTGAAGGGCGGCTGGATCTCCACCGGCGAGCCGTGGTCCTACGACTCCGAGCGGTACGCCTGGGTCGCCCGGCAGCGCGCGGCCGAGCAGCACGCCATGCGCGACTACGTGAGTACGACCGGGTGCCGGATGGAGTTCCTGCGCCGGCAACTGGACGACGAGGGCGCGGCCCCCTGCGGGCGTTGCGACAACTGCGCGGGAGCCTGGACGGACGCGTCCGTCTCCGCCGAGGCGCTGACGGGCGCGACGAAGGAACTCGACCGCCCGGGCGTGGAGGTCGAGCCGCGCCGGATGTGGCCGACGGGCATGCCCGCGCTGGGCATCGACCTCAAGGGACGCATCCCGGCCGATGAGCAGTGCTCCACCGGGCGTGCCCTGGGGCGGCTGTCGGACATCGGCTGGGGCAACCGGCTGCGCCCGCTGCTGGCCGAGAACGCACCCGACGGGCCGGTCCCCGACGACGTGCTGCAGGCCGCGGTGGCGGTCCTCGCCGACTGGGCGCGTTCGCCCGGCGGCTGGGCGTCGAACGACGCGGGGGCCGCTGCCCGGCCGGTGGGTGTCGTCGCCGTGCCGTCCCTGGCCCGCCCGGAGCTGGTCGGCTCGCTCGCCCAGGGGATCGCGGCCGTCGGACGCCTCCCCTTCCTGGGCACCCTGACGTACACGGGACCGGACGGGGCGCACGCGGCTCGCCGCAGCAACTCCGCCCAGCGGCTCAGGGCGCTGTCCGGTGCCTTCACCGTCTCCGAGGAGCTGGCCGGTGCGCTGGCGCGCTCGCCCGGCCCCGTGCTGCTGGTGGACGACTTCACCGACTCCGGCTGGACCCTCGCGGTCGCCGCCCGCATGATCCGGCGGGCGGGCGGGGGAGCGGTCCTGCCGCTGGTGCTGGCGGCGGCGGGCTGA
- a CDS encoding MFS transporter — protein MTTSPLIQDKRPGAARREGHPGIALTVIAACQLMVVLDATIVNIALPHIQNALEFSTTELTWVVSAYTLTFGGLLLLGGRAGDILGRRRVFMSGILLFTLASLLGGFAQEPWQLLAARVLQGVGGAIASPTSLALITTTFPEGPERNRAFGVFAAVSAGGGAIGLLAGGMLTEWLDWRWVLFVNVPIGLLIAVLTPMYINESERHTGRFDIAGAVTSTAGMASLVYGFIRAAEEGWRDGLTIGSFVAAVVLLVAFALIESRAKEPITPLRMFADRNRSGTYVIMLSLAAAMFGMFFYIVLFVQNVLGYTPIEAGLAFLPVTVVIALGAGLSQRFLPVFGPKPFMLVGSALAATGLAWQTLIDSDSSYVGGILGPMLIFGFGMGLNFVTLTLTAVSGVAQHEAGAASGLLNATQQVGGSVGLALLTTVFGTASRDEGEKQLPAFLAEGTPEQKAEFAQTHQLPAPWGHEVLAQGISTAFVPAAAMAVLALATAWLVIRVRRSDLEALSGSAGPGVG, from the coding sequence GTGACAACCTCTCCTCTGATCCAGGACAAAAGGCCAGGTGCGGCCCGCCGGGAGGGACATCCCGGCATCGCGCTCACCGTCATCGCGGCCTGCCAACTCATGGTGGTACTCGACGCGACGATTGTGAATATCGCGCTGCCGCACATCCAGAACGCTCTCGAGTTCAGCACGACCGAGCTGACGTGGGTGGTCAGCGCCTACACCCTGACCTTCGGCGGCCTGCTGCTGCTCGGCGGCCGGGCGGGCGACATCCTCGGCCGCCGCCGCGTCTTCATGAGCGGCATCCTGCTCTTCACCCTCGCCTCGCTGCTCGGCGGGTTCGCCCAGGAACCGTGGCAGTTGCTGGCCGCGCGTGTCCTGCAAGGGGTGGGCGGTGCGATCGCGTCGCCCACCTCGCTGGCGCTCATCACCACCACCTTCCCCGAGGGACCCGAGCGCAACCGGGCCTTCGGTGTCTTCGCGGCGGTCTCCGCGGGCGGCGGCGCCATCGGTCTGCTCGCGGGCGGCATGCTCACCGAGTGGCTCGACTGGCGGTGGGTGCTCTTCGTCAACGTACCGATCGGCCTGCTGATCGCCGTCCTCACACCGATGTACATCAACGAGTCCGAGCGGCACACCGGCAGGTTCGACATCGCCGGTGCGGTGACCTCGACGGCCGGCATGGCCTCGCTCGTCTACGGCTTCATCCGCGCGGCGGAGGAGGGCTGGCGCGACGGCCTGACCATCGGCTCGTTCGTCGCCGCCGTGGTGCTGCTGGTGGCCTTCGCGCTGATCGAGTCCCGCGCCAAGGAGCCGATCACCCCGCTGCGGATGTTCGCCGACCGCAACCGCTCGGGCACGTATGTGATCATGCTCAGCCTGGCCGCGGCGATGTTCGGCATGTTCTTCTACATCGTCCTCTTCGTGCAGAACGTGCTCGGCTACACCCCGATCGAGGCAGGTCTCGCCTTCCTGCCGGTGACCGTGGTGATCGCGCTCGGGGCGGGTCTGTCGCAGCGGTTCCTCCCCGTCTTCGGCCCCAAGCCGTTCATGCTCGTCGGGTCGGCCCTCGCCGCCACCGGCCTCGCCTGGCAGACACTGATCGACTCCGACAGCTCCTATGTCGGCGGCATCCTCGGCCCGATGCTGATCTTCGGCTTCGGCATGGGCCTGAACTTCGTGACGCTGACGCTCACCGCCGTCTCCGGGGTGGCCCAGCACGAGGCCGGCGCGGCGTCCGGACTGCTCAACGCGACCCAGCAGGTGGGCGGGTCGGTGGGCCTGGCCCTCCTGACGACCGTGTTCGGCACGGCCAGCAGGGACGAGGGCGAGAAGCAGCTGCCGGCCTTCCTCGCCGAGGGGACTCCGGAGCAGAAGGCGGAGTTCGCCCAGACGCACCAGCTGCCGGCCCCCTGGGGCCACGAGGTGCTCGCGCAGGGCATCTCGACGGCCTTCGTCCCGGCTGCCGCGATGGCCGTACTCGCCCTGGCCACCGCCTGGCTGGTCATCCGGGTCCGCAGGAGCGACCTGGAGGCGCTGTCCGGCTCGGCCGGACCCGGCGTCGGCTGA
- a CDS encoding TetR/AcrR family transcriptional regulator: protein MVTSSWAAAHAQTAAPRRRGAVLERAILDAALEQLSTVGWNGLTMEGVASAAQTGKAAVYRRWPSKEDLVADALRAGLPRFDVVPDLGGVREDLLDLCLRARDAMFSPSGSAVRSVIHECDAVQAESFHAVIFEGVVEPTIKMLREVIERGIERGEVRPDAANGYVFDAIPAMMMYRSKVCGSEWPDVDVEEMIDQLMVPLLRRDGA from the coding sequence ATGGTTACTTCGAGCTGGGCGGCCGCCCACGCCCAGACGGCCGCTCCCCGTCGCCGTGGTGCCGTGCTGGAACGTGCGATCCTCGATGCCGCCCTGGAGCAGCTCAGCACGGTCGGCTGGAACGGCCTGACGATGGAGGGCGTCGCCTCGGCCGCCCAGACCGGGAAGGCCGCCGTCTACCGGCGCTGGCCGTCCAAGGAGGATCTGGTCGCGGACGCCCTGAGGGCCGGACTGCCGCGCTTCGACGTGGTGCCGGATCTGGGGGGTGTGCGCGAGGACCTGCTGGACCTGTGTCTGCGGGCGCGTGACGCGATGTTCTCGCCGTCGGGTTCCGCCGTGCGCTCGGTGATTCACGAATGCGACGCCGTGCAGGCGGAAAGCTTCCACGCCGTCATCTTCGAGGGGGTCGTGGAGCCGACCATCAAGATGCTGCGCGAGGTGATCGAGCGCGGAATCGAGCGGGGTGAGGTGCGCCCCGACGCGGCGAACGGATATGTCTTCGACGCCATCCCGGCGATGATGATGTACCGCTCGAAGGTGTGCGGAAGTGAATGGCCGGACGTCGATGTGGAGGAGATGATCGACCAGTTGATGGTTCCGCTACTGCGGCGCGACGGCGCCTGA
- a CDS encoding ribonuclease HII: protein MPYEPPTHTVERSLRATTGAKIVAGVDEVGRGAWAGPVTVCAAITGLRRPPQGLTDSKLLTVKRRTELAEVLRGWVTSYALGHASPEEIDDLGMTAALRLAAVRALEGLPVRPDAVILDGKHDYLGTPWKVRTVIKGDQSCVAVAAASVIAKVRRDKMMAELGIDHADFGFADNAGYPSPVHKAALEVRGPTPYHRLSWAYLDALPQWRHLKKVRSWADARVPAIEGQLGFDF, encoded by the coding sequence ATGCCGTACGAACCACCTACTCACACCGTCGAGCGCTCCCTCCGCGCCACGACCGGGGCGAAGATCGTTGCAGGTGTCGACGAGGTGGGGCGCGGCGCGTGGGCCGGCCCTGTCACCGTCTGCGCGGCGATCACCGGACTGCGCCGGCCCCCGCAGGGGCTGACCGACTCCAAGCTCCTCACCGTCAAACGGCGCACCGAGCTCGCCGAGGTGCTGCGGGGCTGGGTGACGTCCTACGCCCTGGGGCACGCCTCCCCCGAGGAGATCGACGACCTGGGGATGACGGCGGCCCTGCGGCTGGCGGCGGTGCGTGCGCTGGAGGGGCTGCCGGTCCGGCCGGACGCGGTGATCCTCGACGGCAAGCACGACTACCTCGGCACCCCCTGGAAGGTCCGTACGGTGATCAAGGGCGATCAGTCGTGCGTGGCCGTCGCGGCGGCCTCGGTGATCGCCAAGGTCCGGCGCGACAAAATGATGGCCGAACTGGGTATCGACCATGCAGACTTCGGTTTCGCGGACAACGCCGGGTATCCGTCGCCCGTGCACAAGGCCGCACTGGAGGTCCGGGGACCCACCCCGTACCACCGGTTGTCGTGGGCGTATCTTGATGCGCTGCCCCAGTGGCGGCACCTCAAGAAGGTCCGCAGCTGGGCGGATGCGCGTGTTCCGGCAATCGAGGGTCAACTCGGCTTCGACTTCTGA
- a CDS encoding TetR/AcrR family transcriptional regulator, producing MSVHERRQREQEQRRKLIISAARELAESVGWNAVTTRRLSDHIEYSQPVLYKHFKGKEDIVRAVALEGFGEMADALQKARVGADTPRERFAAAARCYTEFASVNRTLYEAMFMLNTDLTFGGPDSPENLIRCFEELKSSVLDVAGPRDPETFTEVVWASLHGLVTLERAGRLRASHQEERLAMFVQQHFEPQPDDPRG from the coding sequence ATGTCCGTACACGAACGCCGACAACGTGAGCAGGAGCAGCGGCGGAAGCTGATCATCTCGGCGGCTCGGGAACTCGCGGAGTCCGTGGGCTGGAACGCCGTCACCACGAGGCGGCTCTCGGATCACATCGAGTACAGCCAGCCGGTGCTCTACAAGCACTTCAAGGGAAAGGAGGACATCGTCCGGGCCGTGGCCCTCGAGGGGTTCGGCGAGATGGCCGACGCGCTGCAGAAGGCACGGGTCGGAGCCGACACTCCCCGGGAGAGGTTCGCCGCCGCGGCGCGGTGCTACACCGAGTTCGCGTCCGTCAACCGCACCCTCTATGAGGCCATGTTCATGCTGAACACCGATCTGACCTTCGGCGGACCGGACTCGCCGGAGAACCTGATCCGGTGCTTCGAGGAACTGAAGTCGTCGGTCCTCGACGTCGCGGGTCCGCGTGATCCGGAGACCTTCACCGAGGTCGTCTGGGCCTCGCTGCACGGCCTGGTCACGCTGGAGCGGGCCGGTCGGCTGCGGGCCAGCCACCAGGAGGAACGGCTCGCGATGTTCGTACAGCAGCACTTCGAGCCGCAGCCGGACGATCCCCGGGGCTGA
- a CDS encoding histidine phosphatase family protein: MARPRRIVLVRHGESTGNVDDSVYEREPDHSLALTERGRLQAEETGERLRELFGQERVSVYVSPYRRTHQTLTAFGLDPALIRVREEPRLREQDWGNWQDREDVRLQKAYRDAYGHFFYRFAQGESGADVYDRVGGFLESLFRSFEAPDHPPNVLIVTHGLAMRLFCMRWFHWTVAEFESLSNPGNAEMRMLVLGDDGKYTLDRPFGRWRDPEPYGITG, from the coding sequence ATGGCACGACCACGGCGCATCGTCCTTGTCCGGCACGGTGAATCAACGGGCAATGTTGACGACTCCGTCTACGAACGCGAACCCGACCACTCCCTGGCCCTGACCGAACGGGGCAGACTGCAGGCGGAGGAGACGGGGGAGCGGCTGCGGGAACTGTTCGGCCAGGAGCGCGTCAGCGTCTACGTCTCCCCCTACCGCCGCACCCACCAGACACTGACCGCCTTCGGCCTCGACCCGGCGCTGATACGCGTGCGCGAGGAGCCCCGGCTGCGTGAGCAGGACTGGGGCAACTGGCAGGACCGCGAGGACGTGCGTCTGCAGAAGGCCTACCGGGACGCGTACGGGCACTTCTTCTACCGCTTCGCGCAGGGCGAGTCCGGAGCCGACGTCTACGACCGGGTCGGCGGCTTCCTGGAGAGCCTGTTCCGCAGCTTCGAGGCGCCCGACCACCCGCCGAACGTCCTGATCGTCACCCACGGTCTGGCCATGCGGCTGTTCTGCATGCGGTGGTTCCACTGGACGGTGGCGGAGTTCGAGTCGCTGTCGAACCCGGGGAACGCCGAGATGCGGATGCTCGTTCTCGGGGACGACGGCAAGTACACCCTCGACCGCCCCTTCGGACGGTGGCGGGATCCGGAACCGTACGGAATCACCGGATGA
- a CDS encoding aldo/keto reductase has translation MKLRKLGSQGLTVSEQGLGCMGMSVAYGPTDDAESIRTVHRAIDLGVTLLDTADMYGPYTNERLLGRAVKGRRDGLVIASKAGNEIADDGTFTGRVNGRPDYLRKSVDGTLRRLGVDHLDLYYLHRVDPATPIEESAGALGELVAAGKVRHLGLSEASAATIRRAHAVHPFTAVQTEYSLFTREVETNGVLASLRELGIGFVAYSPLGRGFLSGRITSVDDLPEVDFRRIAPRFQGANFDRNLEVVRAVVELAARKEVTPSQLALAWVLAQGDDVVALPGTKRRAYLEENVAASRLELTAEDLKTLDEIAPPGVAAGDRYPADAMAFLDG, from the coding sequence ATGAAGCTTCGCAAGCTCGGCAGTCAGGGCCTCACCGTCTCCGAGCAGGGGCTCGGCTGCATGGGGATGTCCGTCGCCTACGGCCCCACGGACGACGCGGAGTCGATCCGCACCGTGCACCGCGCCATCGACCTCGGTGTGACGCTCCTGGACACCGCGGACATGTACGGCCCCTACACCAACGAACGCCTGCTGGGCCGCGCGGTGAAGGGCCGCCGCGACGGGCTGGTGATCGCCTCCAAGGCCGGCAACGAGATCGCCGACGACGGCACCTTCACCGGCCGGGTCAACGGCCGGCCCGACTACCTCCGCAAGAGCGTCGACGGCACGCTCCGGCGCCTGGGCGTCGACCACCTCGACCTGTACTACCTGCACCGCGTCGACCCGGCGACCCCGATCGAGGAGAGCGCCGGCGCACTCGGCGAGCTGGTCGCCGCCGGCAAGGTGCGCCACCTGGGACTGTCCGAGGCCTCCGCCGCCACCATCCGGCGCGCCCACGCCGTGCACCCCTTCACCGCCGTCCAGACCGAGTACTCGCTGTTCACCCGCGAGGTGGAGACCAACGGCGTGCTGGCGTCCTTACGCGAGCTGGGCATCGGCTTCGTCGCCTACAGCCCCCTCGGCCGCGGTTTCCTGTCCGGGCGCATCACCAGCGTGGACGATCTGCCCGAGGTCGACTTCCGCCGGATCGCCCCGCGCTTCCAGGGCGCGAACTTCGACCGGAACCTGGAAGTGGTGCGCGCCGTGGTGGAGCTGGCCGCCCGCAAGGAGGTCACGCCCTCCCAGCTCGCCCTCGCCTGGGTCCTCGCCCAGGGCGACGACGTGGTGGCCCTGCCGGGCACCAAGCGCCGCGCCTACCTGGAGGAGAACGTCGCGGCCTCCCGCCTGGAGCTGACCGCCGAGGACCTGAAGACCCTCGACGAGATCGCCCCGCCCGGCGTCGCGGCCGGCGACCGCTACCCGGCCGACGCCATGGCCTTCCTCGACGGCTGA